The Corynebacterium marinum DSM 44953 genome contains the following window.
GGTCGTCGATGGAGTCGAAGTCGGGGGCGTCAAGAAGCGCCAGCCCCGGGCTGACCGCCTCGGAGGCGACGGTGCGCAGGGACGTCGCCGACGGGTTCGCGCCCGCCTCGCCCTGCTCGCGGGCCAGGCCGGGCAGCACGTGGCCGGAGTTGAACCACTCGGAGTCCCCCGGGTTGGCCACCAGCACCGGCTGGCGGGTCGTCGGCCGGATGACGCCCGACGTGGAGACCTGCCTGCCCACGATGGCGTTGACCAGCGTCGATTTGCCGCTGCCCGTCGAACCGCCGACCACGGCCAGCAGCGGGGCGTCAATGTTGGCCAGGCGCGGCAGGATGTAGTCGTCGATCTGGTCCGCCACCGCCTCCGCTTCGGCCGCGGCGGAAGGACTCATGGCGAACTCCGTCGCCGCCACCGCGTCGCGCAGCCCGGCCACCGAATCCAGGGTTGTCTCGATCACTTCTCCATTGTCACACACCCCGTCGGGGAGACTTCGGCATTTGGATTCCAACCTGCGGATATGGTTGACTGTTCGAGTTGACCATGCTGGTCGGTGGTGCGGTTTGTTTTCCGGGCCCCCGCCGAGACCCTTCGACCGCCCCTCGGGGCTGGTTCGTCGCTGAGCGTGGGAAGCGAGTAGTACATAGACCAGGTGCGTACAGGCCGGAAATCTGACGCACATCAATCCAGGTCAAGGAGACCCATCGTGATCCAGCAGGAATCGCGTCTCAAGATCGCCGATAACACCGGTGCACGGGAAATTCTGTGCATCCGCGTGCTCGGCGGATCCGGACGACGTTTTGCTGGCATTGGCGACACCATCGTCGCCACTGTCAAGGAAGCCGCCCCCGGCGGCAACGTGAAGGCCGGCGAAGTTGTCAAGGCCGTTATCGTCCGCGCCAAGAAGGAGACCCGTCGCACCGACGGCTCCTACATCCGTTTCGATGAGAACGCAGCCGTCCTCATCAAGACCGACAACGAGCCCCGCGGCACCCGCATCTTCGGCCCTGTCGCACGTGAACTGCGCGACAAGAAGTTCATGAAGATCGTGTCGCTTGCACCGGAGGTGATCTAGTTGAAGATTCACAAGGGCGATATGGTCCTCGTCATCTCTGGCCCCGATAAGGGCGTCAAGGGCAAGGTCATCCAGGCGTTCCCGAAGACCGAGAAGGTCCTCGTCGAAGGCGTCAACCGCATCAAGAAGCACGTCGCCGACTCCTCCCAGGAGCGTGGCGCACAGTCCGGCGGCATCGTCACCCAGGAGGCACCGATCCACGTCTCCAACGTGATGGCCCT
Protein-coding sequences here:
- the rplN gene encoding 50S ribosomal protein L14 gives rise to the protein MIQQESRLKIADNTGAREILCIRVLGGSGRRFAGIGDTIVATVKEAAPGGNVKAGEVVKAVIVRAKKETRRTDGSYIRFDENAAVLIKTDNEPRGTRIFGPVARELRDKKFMKIVSLAPEVI
- the rplX gene encoding 50S ribosomal protein L24, whose amino-acid sequence is MKIHKGDMVLVISGPDKGVKGKVIQAFPKTEKVLVEGVNRIKKHVADSSQERGAQSGGIVTQEAPIHVSNVMALDSDGTPTRVGYRFDENGKKVRTSRRNGKDI